CTGTAGGAAGAGCCGTTACGAAGAACGGCTTTTGCGACCTAAAAGCGCAGCGTTTGGGAGCACGATTTTAGCGACGAAGCGGCAGGTAAAGATTGAACTGTATCTTTCCGCACTTGGCGCTCGCCCGCAGGAAAGCGAAAAGAGAGCGAAAGAGAAGTTCGCTCTTTCTTTGGAGCACTAACTCATTATTAATGATAGCACTACATTAATCACACTTTTTCAGTGCCTTCATAATAACCTGGGCATTTTTTCTTGCTTTTTCTACTATTAATTTGGGTGCGTTTTCGTGTTTCTCCTCATCAACCGAACCCGTTAGGATACACCCACGGCCTCTTTATTTACACAATATAATCATCTTTGTGAACATCATTCGGTAGGCTCTTGTTATAATATTTACCTTTCGTGACCATGGCGATTATCACTGTCAGTATTGCCGCTAGAACCGCTGCAAAGAATGCGGCTGTACTTTGCAGGAAATTCCCCATGAAGCCTAGAGCAGCGATTGTACCTAGTAAGCTCGAAATGAATAAAGCCACGACGCCAACGGGATTCCATTTATACAAATATTCTTGCCGGCTCTCATAATAGCCAGGTCCAATTTTTAATAATCGTTTCACGATCATAGCGTCACTAACAAGTATGGCTGCCCAAGCTAACAGAAAGACACCTTGGAATGTCATGGCTGTATCCAAATGATTCACGATGTCACCAAACATTAATACCATCGCAGTAACCCCTGATACAACAACCCAGAATCGCCGGCCAGGTGTAAATTTAAAGATGTTTTCAAAGAAACTAGCAAGTGATAAGGAACTGCTATATATATTTGTTACGTTAATGCGCAGTTGAGTTAATATGGTAAATAACGCGCCACCGATACCAAGAAGCAAGACGATATAAACACCTGGGTTCGATTCATCCAGACGAACACCAAACCATATACCAAGACCGCCCATGACGCCAAAACAGAAAATCTGAGGAATAAATCCTATCGCAACCGCGCCTACCTTGATGTCTTTTGGTTTAAGGAAGCGTGTATAATCTGAAGCAAGAAGCGCTGTCAAACCCATTATGCCATGGTGCATTCCGATACATAATAACAAAGCTTCTCCACCTACTTGAACGCCATCTGGCATATAGGTCCAAAAACTACCTTTATAGACCGATGGGGTATAAATCGATACAACAATTGCGGCGATTAGAAAAATGAAGAAAATAGGTAAAGACCATTTTTGTAATTTGTCCAGTTGTTTAATTCCAAACCAATTTAAGGGGATGACAACGGTCCCAAAGAAAAGGATAATCACCCATTTCGGGATGACTGGGAAGAAGGTATGGACAGCATATACTAATATTAATCCTTCAAACGCACAATACATAATGAAATTTGTTGCATAAATGAACGATGTGAGCGATGCGCCTACATAACCAAATCCACCACCTCGGGATAAAAAATTGACGTTCATCCCAGATTTTGCGGAGAGATAAGAGATAAATGTTCCGAGTATGCCTGCGACGATGATTGCGTAAATGGAAGAAATGATTGCATTAATGGCGCCAAATTTTAGAGCCATCACACTTCCCATTTGAAAATAGAAAATGGCTGTTGCGATGCCAAAAGCAATATTCGTGATACTTAACCAACCCATAGTCCTTTGTTCTCGTGGCACTTTCACTAGTGTATAATCATTTGACGTTGCTTCTGGTGCATGGTGATCGCCCATAATTATCATCTCCGCTTATAATTTGGCTTCAAAATCTGCCCACTGATATATCTTTATAATCCCCCCATTATTAAATGAAAAACCACTTTTCGTAATTAAATATTTAGAGTCCTTTGTTTTTAAATTTAAACCTAGTAATAGAATGAAAAATAGAGGGAAATATTTACATCTGTCGAAGTAGTATAGTATCTACCATCGTCAGTGATTTAGTGATTAATGGTATACTGGAGCAACATGGATTAAAAAAGAGAAATATTATCAAAAGGGTGAAGAGAAAATGAATGCAATGGATAAGCAACTTTATGATTACATGATTGCCAATCTGCCCACGATAACAAACAAATGGCTAACCCTTCGTGAGGAAAAAAGGGGGTCCATTTATTCCTTGAAGGCTGGTGAATCTGCGGAAGTGTTACTTCGCCAACAAAACCGCTTAACCAATCTCACTGTCACCAGCATACTATTGAATGATAAACAGCTATTTGAAACCAATAAGGAAGAATGGGCGCGAGAATTGGCTGAAAGTAGAATAAAAAGCAATACATCTATACCGGAAGTGCTTGGAGCGCTTAGTAAAGCTAGGCAAACCTACTGGTCCTTCGTAAACGAGTTTGCAAAAACCAAAGGGATAGGAGTCACCCAAGATGATTTGATGAGGTGGGGAAATTCCATTCATTCCGCATTCGATGAACTTTATACGCATTATTCCGAAACGTATTACGAGATCATGAATGCTAGACTTGCGGCACAACAACGCTTAATCGCAGAATTGAGTTATCCAATCATAAAGCTAACTAAATCGATTGGTGTTTTGCCGATCATCGGTAATATAGATACGTTTCGGGGAGAAGGTTTTTGGGATTCTATCCCCACGAAATGCGTTGAATTGGATATAACTCATTTGTTCATCGATTTGTCAGGCGTGTCCGAAATTGACACGATTGAGGTGCAGCAAATGAAGCCTTTCATGCAAGTCCTAAAATTGCTAGGGATTAATTCGACATTGACGGGGATCTGC
Above is a window of Sporosarcina sp. 6E9 DNA encoding:
- a CDS encoding cytosine permease, translated to MGDHHAPEATSNDYTLVKVPREQRTMGWLSITNIAFGIATAIFYFQMGSVMALKFGAINAIISSIYAIIVAGILGTFISYLSAKSGMNVNFLSRGGGFGYVGASLTSFIYATNFIMYCAFEGLILVYAVHTFFPVIPKWVIILFFGTVVIPLNWFGIKQLDKLQKWSLPIFFIFLIAAIVVSIYTPSVYKGSFWTYMPDGVQVGGEALLLCIGMHHGIMGLTALLASDYTRFLKPKDIKVGAVAIGFIPQIFCFGVMGGLGIWFGVRLDESNPGVYIVLLLGIGGALFTILTQLRINVTNIYSSSLSLASFFENIFKFTPGRRFWVVVSGVTAMVLMFGDIVNHLDTAMTFQGVFLLAWAAILVSDAMIVKRLLKIGPGYYESRQEYLYKWNPVGVVALFISSLLGTIAALGFMGNFLQSTAAFFAAVLAAILTVIIAMVTKGKYYNKSLPNDVHKDDYIV
- a CDS encoding STAS domain-containing protein, with the protein product MNAMDKQLYDYMIANLPTITNKWLTLREEKRGSIYSLKAGESAEVLLRQQNRLTNLTVTSILLNDKQLFETNKEEWARELAESRIKSNTSIPEVLGALSKARQTYWSFVNEFAKTKGIGVTQDDLMRWGNSIHSAFDELYTHYSETYYEIMNARLAAQQRLIAELSYPIIKLTKSIGVLPIIGNIDTFRGEGFWDSIPTKCVELDITHLFIDLSGVSEIDTIEVQQMKPFMQVLKLLGINSTLTGICPEIAKSTVQLGLELNHFDTYNSLKQALSELYPLAMPEN